A single Rattus norvegicus strain BN/NHsdMcwi chromosome 5, GRCr8, whole genome shotgun sequence DNA region contains:
- the Prdm14 gene encoding PR/SET domain 14, with amino-acid sequence MALSPSRETQSQDRVNYLPQSSPQHLTTYYAPVPGYSHFGNLATTEEDFQPWKLTAAVFESQAMAQLNAFRMTPPLLNPSLAVQSEPLYNLPWYKLSPWYSIPQFTPEVPQFLDSTKHENGGSSSENSVPVGGQINRGQLWGAENLLLPSPVLALLPDGIKTSHSISVPQTLNQDGKLSFRGFSFTEEELRFVLYGAIASPEHPSGLQHAISGILVPTESSGSSHLRKTLDKDSLQLPEGLCLMQTAFGDAPHFGVFCSNFIAKGVRFGPFQGKVVNASEVKTHRDNSRMWEIFEDGHLSHFIDGKGSGNWMSYVNCARFPEEQNLAAVQHQDQIFYESCKDIHQNQELLVWYGNCYEKFLDIPMSLQVTEQEGKQLSEPCEESAEGYRCERCGKVFTYRYYRDKHLKYTPCVDKGDRKFPCSLCQRSFEKRDRLRIHILHVHERHRPYLCSTCGKSFSQSSSLNKHMRVHSGDRPYQCVYCTKKFTASSILRTHIRQHSGEKPFKCKHCGKAFASHAAHDSHVRRSHKEDGRSSCNICGKGFLDQEAFYAHVKLHKTC; translated from the exons ATGGCCTTATCGCCTTCTCGCGAGACCCAGTCCCAGGACAGGGTGAACTACCTGCCCCAGAGTAGCCCCCAGCACCTGACTACCTACTATGCGCCTGTCCCAGGCTACAGCCACTTCGGGAACCTCGCCACCACCGAGGAGGATTTTCAGCCTTGGAAACTGACGGCTGCAGTGTTTGAGTCCCAGGCAATGGCCCAGCTTAATGCTTTTCGGATGACTCCTCCCTTGTTGAACCCGAGTCTGGCTGTGCAGAGCGAGCCGCTCTACAATCTGCCCTGGTACAAGTTGTCACCATGGTATTCAATTCCTCAATTCACTCCTGAGGTACCACAATTTCTAGACAGCACTAAGCATGAGAACGGCGGTTCCAGCAGCGAAAATTCGGTCCCAGTCGGCGGCCAAATCAACAGAGGCCAGTTGTGGGGAGCTGAAAATTTACTTCTGCCGTCCCCGGTACTTGCTCTACTACCTGATGGAATTAAGACTTCCCACTCAATATCTGTCCCCCAAACCTTGAACCAAGACGGGAAGCTGTCTTTTCGCGGCTTCAGCTTCACAGAGGAGGAACTGCGCTTCGTTCTGTATGGAGCCATCGCTAGTCCGGAGCACCCATCTGGCCTACAGCACGCAATTTCAGGCATCCTGGTCCCCACAGAGAGTTCTG GGTCAAGTCATCTTCGAAAAACTCTGGACAAAGACTCCCTTCAGCTTCCGGAAG GTCTCTGCCTCATGCAGACAGCTTTTGGTGATGCCCCACACTTTGGTGTGTTCTGTAGTAACTTCATTGCCAAAGGAGTGAGATTTGGACCCTTTCAAGGTAAAGTGGTCAATGCCAGCGAAGTGAAGACACACAGGGACAATTCTCGGATGTGGGAA atttttgaaGATGGTCACCTGAGCCATTTTATCGATGGCAAAGGTTCCGGGAATTGGATGTCCTATGTCAACTGTGCTCGATTCCCCGAGGAGCAGAACCTGGCCGCAGTGCAGCACCAGGACCAGATATTTTACGAGAGCTGTAAAGACATCCACCAGAACCAGGAGCTGCTTGTGTGGTATGGAAATTGCTACGAGAAGTTTCTGGACATTCCCATGAGCCTCCAGGTCACTGAGCAAGAAGGCAAACAGCTATCTGAGCCCTGTGAGG AGTCTGCGGAAGGCTACAGATGCGAACGCTGTGGGAAGGTGTTCACCTACAGATACTACAGAGATAAGCACCTCAAGTACACTCCCTGTGTGGACAAGGGGGATAGGAAGTTTCCATGCTCTCTCTGCCAAAGATCCTTTGAAAAGCGTGACCGACTCCGGATCCACATCCTTCACGTACACGAGAGGCACCGGCCCTACCTG TGTTCAACGTGTGGGAAAAGCTTCTCACAGTCTTCCAGCCTGAACAAGCACATGAGAGTCCACTCTGGAGACAGGCCGTACCAGTGTGTGTACTGCACGAAG AAGTTCACCGCCTCCAGCATACTCCGGACACACATTAGACAGCACTCTGGGGAGAAGCCCTTCAAGTGCAAACACTGTGGTAAAGCTTTCGCATCCCACGCTGCCCATGACAGCCACGTCCGGCGCTCACACAAGGAGGATGGCCGGAGCTCCTGCAATATTTGTGGGAAAGGCTTCCTGGATCAAGAGGCTTTCTATGCCCATGTGAAGCTTCACAAAACCTGCTAG